A genomic region of Taeniopygia guttata chromosome 28, bTaeGut7.mat, whole genome shotgun sequence contains the following coding sequences:
- the LOC115490872 gene encoding uncharacterized protein isoform X2 produces MQNTDHMNIDNAVLWMCRAGHAYHWHCGESHNRGEEVTEAAERRKRLLSPESSARESSFEEKRLKLTPSPFEMDQRDSESTEPCGRSQEVTEQKADSAYTMNNEPKGNQNTRKPKTSSSAAQHHFSMSGSRVQTGEQDVKSESDKDTEILISDEEQCEANEDNRGDRISPGVSEPSAEELQMQHSQKMALHQPTASQKAAFAPTAKPPVACAYILQTPVSDSEDLSRNILRLAPSTAAGPTAETSRARSLPGSAAPRVCLKPLPIPSTEAKAQLESQPSVIFFELQTTAAVQQLQLSPPERGTPGSSESSAENVGGNSETSESGQTPCSSAFWSPESHPPAASNGDMLKKQEKKKTSTTGDIKVFEEWLKLHHPSETRKIHTLPPADLDHYLVSFFSSAKKHNGVDFSASSLSLFRCNINRYLRDHNYQYNMVRAPEFRASQEAYKFQQCYLLQKKEEKWKVVENLTDEDVENLLKKGILSKTDPQGLLHIMFTNLIRGFGANTHCQAYQLYWGQVVLRKTKGEVEYLEWKDDLSPRANEGKLSPRLFAKPEDPESCPVASYKEYARKRPPGMLDDHHPLYLSPKSLYSVWDKVWYSRKALSRGKIDKILEVITLEVRGAVRNTKE; encoded by the exons ATGCAGAACACAGATCACATGAACATTGACAACGCTGTGCTGTGGATGTGCAGAGCTGGACATGCCTATCACTGGCACTGTGGGGAGTCACACAACAGAGGTGAAGAAGTGACTGAGGctgcagaaaggagaaagaggCTCCTGTCTCCTGAGTCTTCGGCAAGGGAATCCAGCTTTGAGGAAAAGAGGCTCAAGCTGACCCCATCACCTTTTGAGATGGATCAAAGAGATTCTGAGAGCACAGAGCCATGTGGCAGATCCCAAGAGGTCACTGAGCAGAAGGCTGACAGTGCCTACACAATGAATAACGAGCCCAAGGGGAATCAAAATACCAGGAAACCCAAAACATCatcctctgcagcacagcaccacTTCTCCATGTCTGGTAGTAGAGTCCAGACTGGCGAACAGGATGTGAAGTCCGAAAGTGACAAAGATACAGAGATCCTCATCTCTGATGAAGAGCAGTGTGAGGCAAATGAAGACAACCGAGGAGACAGAATCAGCCCGGGTGTTTCGGAGCCATCTGCTGAGGAGTTGCAGATGCAGCACAGCCAGAAGATGGCATTGCACCAGCCAACAGCCTCCCAAAAAGCTGCCTTTGCCCCCACAGCAAAGCCACCTGTAGCCTGTGCCTACATTCTGCAGACTCCTGTCAGCGACTCAGAGGACCTGAGCAGGAACATCCTGAGGCTGGCTCCTTccactgctgcagggcccacagCTGAAACTTCCAGAGCAAGGAGCCTCCCAGGGTCAGCAGCACCAAGGGTATGTTTAAAACCCCTTCCTATCCCCAGCACTGAAGCCAAGGCCCAGCTTGAATCACAGCCCTCAGTGATATTCTTTGAGCTCCAAAccactgctgctgttcagcAACTCCAGCTGAGCCCTCCAGAGCGTGGCACACCAGGCTCCAGTGAGAGCAGTGCTGAGAATGTGGGTGGGAACAGTGAGACATCAGAATCTGGGCAGACACCTTGTTCTTCAGCCTTCTGGAGTCCAGAGAGCCATCCACCTGCAGCCTCAAATGGAG ATATGCTgaagaagcaggagaaaaagaaaacctctaCCACTGGAGACATAAAAGTGTTTGAAGAGTGGCTGAAGTTGCACCACCCCTCCGAGACGCGCAAGATCCACACACTGCCTCCTGCAGACCTCGACCACTACCTGGTCTCGTTCTTCAGCTCTGCCAAGAAACACAATGGCGTGGATTTTTCTGCCAGTTCCTTAAGCTTGTTCCGGTGCAACATCAACCGCTACCTCCGGGACCACAACTACCAGTACAACATGGTGAGAGCTCCAGAGTTCAGGGCCTCTCAGGAAGCCTATAAATTTCAGCAGTGTTACCTGCTtcaaaagaaggaggaaaagtgGAAGGTTGTGGAGAACCTGACAGATGAAGATGTGGAAAACCTTCTTAAGAAGGGAATTTTAAGCAAGACAGACCCTCAGGGCTTGCTGCACATCATGTTCACCAACCTCATTAGGGGGTTTGGGGCAAACACCCACTGCCAGGCCTACCAGCTGTACTGGGGACAGGTGGTGCTGAGGAAGACCAAAGGTGAGGTGGAGTACTTGGAGTGGAAGGATGATCTGAGTCCCAGGGCAAACGAAGGGAAGCTAAGCCCACGGCTCTTTGCCAAGCCTGAGGATCCAGAGAGCTGCCCGGTCGCCAGTTACAAGGAGTATGCCAGGAAGAGGCCACCAGGCATGCTGGATGACCACCACCCTCTTTACCTGTCTCCCAAGTCACTGTACTCCGTCTGGGACAAAGTGTGGTACAGCAGGAAGGCACTGTCAAGAGGCAAAATTGATAAGATCTTGGAAGTTATTACCCTGGAAGTCAGAGGAGCCGTAAGGAATACCAAGGAATAA
- the LOC115490872 gene encoding uncharacterized protein isoform X1, whose translation MACRSESSSDRRRSSTGSLHTDLSNLVIWAHTHGTICNQIPALEFMQNTDHMNIDNAVLWMCRAGHAYHWHCGESHNRGEEVTEAAERRKRLLSPESSARESSFEEKRLKLTPSPFEMDQRDSESTEPCGRSQEVTEQKADSAYTMNNEPKGNQNTRKPKTSSSAAQHHFSMSGSRVQTGEQDVKSESDKDTEILISDEEQCEANEDNRGDRISPGVSEPSAEELQMQHSQKMALHQPTASQKAAFAPTAKPPVACAYILQTPVSDSEDLSRNILRLAPSTAAGPTAETSRARSLPGSAAPRVCLKPLPIPSTEAKAQLESQPSVIFFELQTTAAVQQLQLSPPERGTPGSSESSAENVGGNSETSESGQTPCSSAFWSPESHPPAASNGDMLKKQEKKKTSTTGDIKVFEEWLKLHHPSETRKIHTLPPADLDHYLVSFFSSAKKHNGVDFSASSLSLFRCNINRYLRDHNYQYNMVRAPEFRASQEAYKFQQCYLLQKKEEKWKVVENLTDEDVENLLKKGILSKTDPQGLLHIMFTNLIRGFGANTHCQAYQLYWGQVVLRKTKGEVEYLEWKDDLSPRANEGKLSPRLFAKPEDPESCPVASYKEYARKRPPGMLDDHHPLYLSPKSLYSVWDKVWYSRKALSRGKIDKILEVITLEVRGAVRNTKE comes from the exons ATGGCTTGCAGA AGcgagagcagcagtgacagaagGCGCAGCAGTACCGGTTCCCTTCACACAGATCTCTCCAACCTTGTGATCTGGGCACACACTCAtgggaccatatgcaaccagATCCCAGCCCTGGAATTTATGCAGAACACAGATCACATGAACATTGACAACGCTGTGCTGTGGATGTGCAGAGCTGGACATGCCTATCACTGGCACTGTGGGGAGTCACACAACAGAGGTGAAGAAGTGACTGAGGctgcagaaaggagaaagaggCTCCTGTCTCCTGAGTCTTCGGCAAGGGAATCCAGCTTTGAGGAAAAGAGGCTCAAGCTGACCCCATCACCTTTTGAGATGGATCAAAGAGATTCTGAGAGCACAGAGCCATGTGGCAGATCCCAAGAGGTCACTGAGCAGAAGGCTGACAGTGCCTACACAATGAATAACGAGCCCAAGGGGAATCAAAATACCAGGAAACCCAAAACATCatcctctgcagcacagcaccacTTCTCCATGTCTGGTAGTAGAGTCCAGACTGGCGAACAGGATGTGAAGTCCGAAAGTGACAAAGATACAGAGATCCTCATCTCTGATGAAGAGCAGTGTGAGGCAAATGAAGACAACCGAGGAGACAGAATCAGCCCGGGTGTTTCGGAGCCATCTGCTGAGGAGTTGCAGATGCAGCACAGCCAGAAGATGGCATTGCACCAGCCAACAGCCTCCCAAAAAGCTGCCTTTGCCCCCACAGCAAAGCCACCTGTAGCCTGTGCCTACATTCTGCAGACTCCTGTCAGCGACTCAGAGGACCTGAGCAGGAACATCCTGAGGCTGGCTCCTTccactgctgcagggcccacagCTGAAACTTCCAGAGCAAGGAGCCTCCCAGGGTCAGCAGCACCAAGGGTATGTTTAAAACCCCTTCCTATCCCCAGCACTGAAGCCAAGGCCCAGCTTGAATCACAGCCCTCAGTGATATTCTTTGAGCTCCAAAccactgctgctgttcagcAACTCCAGCTGAGCCCTCCAGAGCGTGGCACACCAGGCTCCAGTGAGAGCAGTGCTGAGAATGTGGGTGGGAACAGTGAGACATCAGAATCTGGGCAGACACCTTGTTCTTCAGCCTTCTGGAGTCCAGAGAGCCATCCACCTGCAGCCTCAAATGGAG ATATGCTgaagaagcaggagaaaaagaaaacctctaCCACTGGAGACATAAAAGTGTTTGAAGAGTGGCTGAAGTTGCACCACCCCTCCGAGACGCGCAAGATCCACACACTGCCTCCTGCAGACCTCGACCACTACCTGGTCTCGTTCTTCAGCTCTGCCAAGAAACACAATGGCGTGGATTTTTCTGCCAGTTCCTTAAGCTTGTTCCGGTGCAACATCAACCGCTACCTCCGGGACCACAACTACCAGTACAACATGGTGAGAGCTCCAGAGTTCAGGGCCTCTCAGGAAGCCTATAAATTTCAGCAGTGTTACCTGCTtcaaaagaaggaggaaaagtgGAAGGTTGTGGAGAACCTGACAGATGAAGATGTGGAAAACCTTCTTAAGAAGGGAATTTTAAGCAAGACAGACCCTCAGGGCTTGCTGCACATCATGTTCACCAACCTCATTAGGGGGTTTGGGGCAAACACCCACTGCCAGGCCTACCAGCTGTACTGGGGACAGGTGGTGCTGAGGAAGACCAAAGGTGAGGTGGAGTACTTGGAGTGGAAGGATGATCTGAGTCCCAGGGCAAACGAAGGGAAGCTAAGCCCACGGCTCTTTGCCAAGCCTGAGGATCCAGAGAGCTGCCCGGTCGCCAGTTACAAGGAGTATGCCAGGAAGAGGCCACCAGGCATGCTGGATGACCACCACCCTCTTTACCTGTCTCCCAAGTCACTGTACTCCGTCTGGGACAAAGTGTGGTACAGCAGGAAGGCACTGTCAAGAGGCAAAATTGATAAGATCTTGGAAGTTATTACCCTGGAAGTCAGAGGAGCCGTAAGGAATACCAAGGAATAA